The segment CCTCTCCCACCTCAAACAGTGCTCCCATGAGTGCTGGCTTTAACTCGTCAGAGCTGAGAGCAAATGACGTTTTCAAAATCAGCCGCTTGAATACGTCTGAGCTGATCTTGATCTCCTTTTTGTTGTCCACCTCAGGGGTTGCCGGAAACTCCTCGGCGCTTGATCCTGCAATATCGTAATTTCCAAAATCAGTTCTAATTTCGACCCTGTTATCCTCGTCCGCTTCAATAAAGATCTCCGTATCCGGCATGGCGTTCACTGTTTCGCTCAGGGTTCTGTAAGGTATGGCTACAGCACCCTCCTCTTCTATTTTTGATTCAACTAGGGCAACAATGCTGATTTCAAGATCTGTCGTTCTCAGGTTTAGGGAGCCTTTTGCGGTAAATAAAACAGTGTTGAGAATGGGTATTGTAGAGCGTGTTGGTGTTGCTTTACCAAGGTTTTGCAGTGCTGTTTGAAGGGTTTGTTTTGATAGGTTGATTTTCATGAATTATTATCCATTATTTGCGGAAATTTTTTGAAATCTTAGGATAAATCTCAGAAATGATGTTAGCGAATAATACCTTTACTGACAACAAGTTTTTCCTTCTCACCACCACATATTAATTAGAATAAACTTAGATTAGATAAAAATTTTATATAATAGTTATTATCACTGTTGATAAATAAGGACGGGGAGAACAAGTTTTTACCAACCGCACTGTTTTTTGTTCAAAAGAGACACCAGATAAGGTATTACTTTATGTTAGGAAGATGTTAACAACCTGCTTTTGCACGGCACATAAAGTGGTGTCTGCTTTTTCTGGTGTGAACGGTGGTTTCAGGATTAATAAGATGTGAATAATAATGTTACTCAAGAAAGCTTTTGATGAAAATAGAAGAAGAGGTCCTCTCTATCCAGCTGTTGAAAAAATCGGAGCGCTTCTTTGCCAGGGCCATCTGTTCTATCTCAACCCAGTGGGTCTCAAGTGTTGGGATCCCTCCCGCACTCGCATCAGAAATCAGCAGGAGATGGTATCCGTCGGAAGCCGTCACGGGAGGAGAAACCTCCCCAACGCTTAAGATGGAAATCACCTGTGAAATCTCTTTAATAGGAAAGGTGGTTGGGTCAATCCAACCAAGCTTACCATCGTTATCTTTGGTGTTTGCGTCTGCGGAATAGGTGGCAGCCATGCTGGAAAAAACGTCTTCGTTTGTAATGCTGTCTTTTATAGAAAGAGCCAAGGCGTAAACACTGTCTTCGTCAGCTGGTGACACTTGGGGTGAAACCAAGATGTGCCTGACATTAATTTTTTCCCCAAGCTTCTCAACTAGTTGGAGAATGTGGTAGCCGAAAACGGTAGGAACTACCGGGCTGACGTCACCCCTATCGAGTGAAAAGGCCGCCTCCTCGAACGCTTGGACAAAGGTCCCCCGGCTGACCAGGCCCAGTTCGCCGCCGTTCGAAGCTGAACCGGGATCGTCTGAGAACTGTTCTGCGAGAGAGGCAAGATCGTCTCCTTTAAAAACGCGCTGTCGCAGGGAGTCGGCCAGCGAGCGAGCGCGGAGACGGCTTTCATTTCCC is part of the Candidatus Neomarinimicrobiota bacterium genome and harbors:
- a CDS encoding peptidylprolyl isomerase, with amino-acid sequence MRSRSLVLASFCLVFLLCLNAQERNTIDGVAAIVGEHVILKSDVAQLVQMTAIELRLDPRLDGERVLKLQEDVVQNFITQKIILEIAEVESIEVAEREVDTALDQYVSSYVTRLGSEARLEEALGKSVSELRRETWSDMREQLIGERFRTELLQNVSVTKDEVNSFYTEYQDSLGVIPTLYDLRHILFEIKPGNESRLRARSLADSLRQRVFKGDDLASLAEQFSDDPGSASNGGELGLVSRGTFVQAFEEAAFSLDRGDVSPVVPTVFGYHILQLVEKLGEKINVRHILVSPQVSPADEDSVYALALSIKDSITNEDVFSSMAATYSADANTKDNDGKLGWIDPTTFPIKEISQVISILSVGEVSPPVTASDGYHLLLISDASAGGIPTLETHWVEIEQMALAKKRSDFFNSWIERTSSSIFIKSFLE